Within the Gloeobacter kilaueensis JS1 genome, the region CCAGGCACAGCTAGAAGGAATCGACGCTCTACCGGGTAAGGTCAACTATCTAAAAGGCAACGACCCGAGCCAGTGGCGCACTGATGTGGCAACTTATGGTCGTGTGAAAAGCAAGAGTGTGTATCCTGGCATCGACTTGATTTACCACAGCGAGTATGGGCAGCTGGAGTACGACTTTGTAGTAGCACCCCATGCTGACCCTGGACGCATTCGTTTACGATTCAGTGGAGCAAAGCGCGTTTTCATCGACAAGCAAGGTGGGCTGGTGGTCGAGAGCGAAGCAGGCCAGATGCGGCAGCTGCCTCCAACAGTCTATGAGTACGACTCCGGCAACAAGAGACAACTGCAGGGACGGTATGTGCAACTAAACCATCAAACGGTTGGCTTTTCGGTAGTCGGTCACAACCAGAGTAGAAAGCTGGTTATCGACCCCGTTCTGGCTTACTCTAGCTACCTTGGAGGCGGAAGTTTCGAGAGTAGTTACGGCGTAGCGGTGGACGAAGCAGGTAACGCTTATGTAAGTGGGTATACCTTTTCAGCTGATTTTCCGACTACATCCGATGCACCACAAACTCAATCTAGTGGTGACTACGAAGCTTTTGTGGCAAAGCTGAACGCAACAGGAACTGCCCTGGTCTACTCTACTTATCTGGGAGGAGGAGGCTCCGATCTCAGCTATGGCGTAGCGGTAGACAGAGCTGGCAATGCTTACGTAAGCGGACTCACTCAATCAACCAACTTCCCGACCACAACCGGCGCGCTGCAGACCCAATTGAGGGGTCCAGAGGACGTATTCATAACCAAAGTGAATGCAGCGGGTACTGCTCTGGTCTACTCTACCTATCTGGGAGGCAGCGACTACGATTACAGCTATGGTATAGCTATTGATACTACCGGTAATGCCTACCTGACTGGAAATACTAGTTCGCCTGACTTCCCGACCACGTCTGATGCAGCTAAAACTCAATTGAGCGGTGCCGGAGACGCATTTGTAACGAAGCTGAACGCGACTGGAACTACTCTTACGTACTCTACTTTCCTAGGAGGTAAAGACATCGATATTGGCAACAGTATAGCAGTGGATAGAGCAGGTAACGCTTACGTAACTGGACTCACTTACTCAACTGACTTTCCAACAACATCTGATGCGCCGCAAAGCCAGTTTGGTGGAGGGGACTACGATGCATTTGTGGCGAAACTGAGTGCAGCAGGTACTGCTTTGGTCTACTCCACCTATCTAGGAGGCAAGGGTAGGGACGAAGGCTTTGGCATTGCGGTGGACAGGACGGCTAGTGCAGGTGGGCTGAGTCAGTCTGGTAGTTTGTAGGCAGGATTTCGGTAACCACTCATGCCTGGACCCAAACCACCCGCTCTGGTACTTGCTGAAGATGTCCGCTCAGCTCTGCAGAAATTCTCAACCAAACACAGCACCCCCCAACAGCTAGCCTGGAGAGCCAAACTCATTCTTGGTTGCGCCGACGGCCTCAATAACTCCCAGGTGGCACACGCTCACGACACGGACCCCGATGCCGTGCGCTTTTGGCGCAGCCGCTGGCTGGCTGTTGCGGCCATCCCACTGCCAGATCTCAGCATTGAGGAGCGACTGGCCGATGCCCCCAGAGCAGGCAAGAAGTCTGCTATTAGCCCGGAGCAGTTTTGTCAGATTGTCGCTCTAGCGTGTGAAGCGCCAGAAAAATCAGGCCGCCCGATTACTCAGTGGTCTGGCAGCGAAATCGCCAAAGAAATCGTGGCCCGTGGCATCCTGCCTTCAATTTCGCCGCGTCATGCCTTGCGCCTACTCAAAAAGGGGATCTCCAACCCCACCGCGTCCGGGGCTGGCTCACCGCGCTAAAAGACGAGAACTTTGAACCTAAAGTGCAGCACATCTGCGCACTTTACCAACAGGCACCCGCCCTGCAAGCGGCGGGAGAAGTAGTTTTCAGCAGTGATGAAATGACCGCAGTGCAAGCACTGGAGCGTCTGCATCCAGACAAGCCAATGCGGCCAGGAGCGCCTGAGAAGCAGGAGTTTGAGTACATTCGTCACGGCACGCTGTCTCTGATTATTCATCGGGAGGTGGCCAGTGGCCAACTTGTCGCGCCGTTTGCCGCTCCCACCCGTGCAGAAGAAGACTTCGCTCTTTCTTTGGTGCTGGCGATGGGCACCCGTCCTGAGGCTGTGCGCTGGCACTTTGTGGTGGACAATCTCAACATTCATCAGTCTGAGTTGCTGGTGCGGTTAGTCGCTGCTGTGGAGGGTAGCTCTGAGAAGTTGGGGCGCAAAGGCAAAAGCGGCATCCTCAAGTCGATGGCCAGCCGACAGGCATACCTGAGCGATCCGAAGCACCGAGTTGTTTTGCACTACACACCCAAACATGCCTCCTGGCTCAATCAAGTCGAGATGTGGCTATCGATCTTGGCACGCAAAGTGCTCAGGCGTAGCTCGTTCCGCTCAGTTGAGGAGTTGCGCGAGCGGGTGTGGGCCTTTATTGAGTATTACAACCTGGAATGGGCGAAGCCGTTCAAGTGGACCTACCAGGGCAAGCCTTTGCAGGTATGAACTACCAGCTCTTTTCAGCCCATCTGCACTAGCGCATACGTGGGTGGATTTACCACTTCAACCAATTTTCCAACGACGCGTGACGTGCGTCAGCGCAGGTATGGTGGTGGTAGCGGCTTAACGGAAGGCGACGCGTTTGTGGCAAAGCTGAACAAAGCAGGCAAGACCTTGGTCTATTCCACTTACCTGGGAGGAGACAGTTCCGATTTCGGCTACGACATAGCTGTAGACAATCTGGGTAACGCCTACGTAAGTGGCTCTACCACCTCAAACAACTTTCCATTGGTTAACGAAATCTACTTCACCCTTAACGGCTTTGCAGGCTTCCTCAGCATATTGAACGCTACAGGCTCCGGCTTGATTTTTTCTACTCTCCTTCCAGGCAACGTTGACTTTATTAGCGTAGCGCTGGACAGTACCGGCAATGCTTATGTAAGTGGGGAAACTGTGTCGCCGAGCTTCCCGATCACTCCCGGTGCCGTACAAGCAACACTCAATGGTGGAGACGATGCTTTCATCACCAAAATCAATCCTTCCACACCGCTTGTTACTGGCTTTTCTCCTGCTTCCGGTCCAGTGGGAACAGCAATTACCCTCACCGGCACGGGCTTTTCTAAGACTTCTTATGTCTACTTCACCAACGGCAAGAAGGCTCCCTTCACCATCGTCTCGGACACCCAACTGGTCGTCACTGTTCCAACTGGGGCGACGACGGCCAAGATTGATGTTTACGTGCCCTTCGGTAAGGCGCAGAGTCCCACTGCCTTCACTGTCACTCCCTGAAGACGCAAAGGCGGTTTAACCTTGCACTGCTGGCGATTGCCACAGGTACAGAAGCGCGAAGAGAATCAACCAGATTACATCGACGAAGTGCCAGAAAAGCGAGGCGGCACTCAGGCCGAAGTGCTTCTCGGGGGTATAGAGCCCAGCGACGAACGAGCGGGCGAAGACACCCAGCTGGAGCAGGATGCCCACCAGGACGTGCAGGCCATGGAAGCCGGTGAGCAGATAAAAGGTCGAGCCGAACTGGCCGGTGGTGAGGCCAAAGGGCAGGCTGCGCCACTCGATCGCCTGACCGAGTAAAAAGTAGCCCCCCATCGCCGAGGTGAGCAGGAGCAAGCCCCGAAAGAGCGTGAGATTGTTGCGCTCGAGGGCTTTTTCAGCAAAGAAGATGACAAAGCTGCTGGAGACGAGGACGACGGTGTTGATCGCCGGGCGGATCACTTCGAGGCCGTCCACCCCTGCCGGGAGCCAGCGCGGGCTGGTGAGTCTCAGGGCAACGTAGGCAGCGAAGAATACAAAAAACAACATGCTCTCGGAGAGCAAAAGGATGGTGACGCCGAACATGCGATTGTCCGGCTCCTCGTGGTGGGCAGAAGCGATCGGGGCAGGTTGGGCAGGGGTATCCATATATTTATTCGGAGGCGGTGGGCTGGGCAGGCGTCGGCTCGATCAGGCCGTAGCCGTAGGGCATACCGGTGACGACCGGGATCTTGGCAAAATTTTCGACCGGCGGCGGCGAGGGGATAGTCCACTCTAAGCCGAGGGCGCGCCAGGGATTGGCCACCGCCCGCTTGCCCCGCGTCCAGGAGATGACGACGTTGAAGATAAAAGGCAAAGTCGAGACCCCGAGTAAAAAGCCGCCGATGCTCGCTACGACGTTGAGCGGCTGGTACTGCGGGTCGTAGGAGGCCACCCGCCGGAGCATCCCCAACAGGCCCAACTGGTGCATCGGAATAAAGAGCAGATTGAGACCGATAAAGTTGAGCCAGAAGTGGATCTTGCCCCAGTTCTCGTTGAGCATTCTGCCTGTCATCTTCGGAAACCAGTAGTAGATGGCGGCGTAGATACCGCTCACCGTACCGGCGTAGACGACGTAGTGAAAGTGGCCGACGACGAAGTAGGTGTTGTTGACGTGAATATCCACCGGCACCGAGGCGAGCATGACGCCCGTGATCCCGGCAAACAGAAACATGGCGACAAAGCCGATGGCAAAGTGCATGGCGGCAGTGAGGCGCAATTTGCCGCCCCAGATCGTGGCCGTCCAGCTGAAGACCTTGATGCCGGTGGGCACAGCGATCGCCATCGAGGTGATCATAAACAAGATTCGCATCCAGTTCGGGGTGCCGCTTGCGAACATGTGGTGGGCCCAGACCAAAAAGCTCAAAGCAGCAATCATGATGCTCGAAATCGCCACCACCTTGTAGCCAAAGAGCGGTTTGCGGGCAAAGACCGGCAGCACCTCCGAGACGATGCCAAAGGCGGGCAGGATCATTACGTACACCGCCGGGTGCGAGTAGAACCAGAACAGGTGCTGGTAGAGAATCGGGTCGCCGCCTTTTGCCGGGTTAAAAAAGCCCGTGCCAAATTCGAGATCAAAAAATAGCAGGACCACGGCTGCCGTCACCGACGGAATGCCAAAAAGCTGGATGATCTGGGCGGAGAGAGTGGTCCAGACAAAGATCGGCATCCGAAACAGGGTCATCCCCGGAGCCCGCAGCCGAAAGATCGTCGCCACAAAGTTGACCGCCCCCAGGATCGAGGAGATGCCGTAGATGGCCACACCGACAATCCAGACCGCCTCGCCGTTTATCAGGCTGCCGGAAGGGTTCTGGAGGCTTACGGGCGGATAAGACCACCAGCCTGCCTGGGCGGCTCCGCCGGGGACAAAAAAACCCGCCATCAACAACAGCCCTGCCGGAGGCAACATCCAGAAACTGACGGCGTTGAGCCGGGGGAAAGCCATATCCCTGGCTCCGATCATCAGGGGCACGAAGTAGTTGGAAAGCCCCACCAGCGACGGAAAGATCCAGCCAAAGATCATCAAGGTGCCGTGCATGGTAAATAGACCGTTGTAGAGCGAGCGGTCCACCAGATCCGAGGGCGGGGTCATCAGTTCTCCCCGGATCACCATCGCAAAGAGCCCTGCAAACAGATAGGCAATAAAAGAGGTCACCAGATACTGGATGCCGATCACCTTGTGGTCGGTACTGAAGCTGAAGTAGACGCGCCAGTTGGCCGGGGGCTGGTGGGGCTTGTTGCTTCCGAGATTGCCGTCGGATAGTTCGACCATCGCTATTTGCCTCCGGTAGGGGATGCTCGCTTGATCGGCGGCTCGACGTGGGGAACGACCGGCCAGCCGCTGGAGAAGGCCCGCTTTGGCTCCTGGGTTTCGACGGGCGGGGGCTGGGCAAGTGGGCCGGTCTGTCTGCCGGCGGCAGCGCCCGCAAGCCAGCGCCCGTAGTCGGCGGGTGCATCGACGATGACATCCGCCTCGTTTGCACCGTAGTAGGTGCCGCTAAATTGAGAATCGTGCAGCCGGTAGCGGCCAGGCCGGGTGGGCGTAAACATCATGTCGATCGTCCGGGCCGGTACGATGTCCTGCTTGACTCGAAATTCGGGCACATAAAAGCCGTGCAGCACATCCGCTGAGCGCAACTTGAGCCGGACGCGCCTGCCTGCTTCAAGGTGCAGCTGGCTGCTTGTCACCCCAGCGTCGGGGTAGTAAAACGACCAGGCCCACTGGCGACTCATCACCTCGATGACGATGTCCGGCTTACCGGCAATCGGTGGTGCGGCTGCGAGGGCGGGTTCGCTGCTGCCGGGCAGGTGCAGATGCACCAGTTGCATTGGGCCAAGAATGCTCATGCGCTTGTAGATGTCGAAGCTGTAGACCCCGAGATAGATCACCAGCACCACCGGGATCGCCGTCCAGAGAATTTCAAGCCGGGTGTTGCCCTCGATGGGCTCAGCGTCGCTAAAGTCTCCCTTCGCAGCGCGGGAGAAGAGCAGCGAATAGAGGAGCGCCCCCTCGATGCCAAAGAAGATAAACGCGCCGATCGTCGCTAAAAGACGAAACAACTCGTCGATCAGCCCGGCCTCGACCGTCGCCTGCACCGGCAGCCAACCGGGCGATTGGCTGCCCACCCAGACACTCAGAGCAGAATCGACAGCGACGATGGCGGCGATGATCAGGAGGTTCTTGAGCGGCATGGCCCTATCCGGGTGGGGTGGACTGTCAACTAGCTAAGACTGCCGGCGCGGCGAAAAACCTCGTCACTCAGCCATTCGGTCGTCACCTTGAGGTCGTGGACGGGGGTAGGGAGCATCTCAAGATAGGTGAGTTGGCGAATGGCGTGGCCGAGGTGGCCCTTGATCTCGTACTTGTTGAAGATCTCAGCCGCCGCTTCGCTCAGGCCCAGCTTCATCAGCGTACCGCGCAAGAAGACGTGCTCGGGGTTAGGCACATCGCCTGCCAGGACGTTTACCAGATTGTGGGCGATCGACTTTGCCTGCTGGTAGGCAACCTGGGCCAGGGCAGGCTCGCTCTTGTGCAACGTCACGCAGTCGCCCCCGGCAAAAACCTCCGGATAGGCCAGCAGGTGCAGCGTCGGGGTGACAAAGGGCTTGCCGTGCTTGTCGCGCTGCTCGTCGGGGATGGCCAGATCTTTTAAGAGCGGATGGTTGGCAGTACCCGCCGTCCAGATGATCGTGCCTGCCTCCAGCACGGCGGTCTCGCCATCTTTTTTGTACTCGACCTCGCCGGGCCTGACAGCGCTCACCGCCGCCCCACTCACCAGTGCGACCGGGACAGCCCGCCGCTGCATCGCTTCGAGGGCAGAGTTGCGCAGGTGAGTATTGGCATCGCCTGCGAGAATTTCCGTTCCCCGGTTGAGCAAAGTGATGCGGACCTCCTCGCCCCTGCCGCCCAGCTCCTTGTAAAGCTGAGGCAACCAGTCGGCGAGGGTGAGCCCCAACTCGAGACCGGAGGGTCCGGCTCCGATCACCGCCACACTAAGGAGACTGGCCCGCAGCTTGGGATCGTCGGTCTGGCTTGCTTTTTGCAGTTGCTGGCGCAGGTGAGTCTGCAGGGCAATCGCCTCGCGGGCGGTGCGAAAAGAGAAGGCATTTTCTTCTGCCCCCGCTATACCGAAGTACCCGGCGACGCTGCCCAGGGCAAGCACCAGGTAGCGGTAGTCGTAGTGCAGGCCCGAGGCGAGTTCGACTTTTTTAGCCGGCAGGTCGATGCGGGTAACAGTATCGCTGATAAAGGTAGTACCGCTACCTGCCAGCAGTTCGTCGTAGCTGGGCCAGACCTGCTCAGGGCTCATCTCGCCCACCAGAAATTCGTACAGCAGTGGCTTGAAGACAAAGCGCGCATCTTGATCGATGAGCACGATCGGCTGGTTGTAGCGCAGGTGGCTCAGATACAGAGCCGTAAACAGGCCGGTGAAGCCACCGCCGACGATGACCGTGGGTTTAGTCGCTGTGTCCACTAACAACTCCTGTAGAGAAACCGATAGACACTCACTTGATCGAGCGCAGCGGAACGCCCTGCCGCAACAGGTTGCCCGCCGTATTGTGGATGGCGAATTCGGCTGCCATCTGGGCTCCGAGGGTGCCATGAAAGTAGAGCACAGCGATTACCGCCACCCCCGCCGCCAGATAGCTCCACTGCACCTGCCGGGACTGGTCCTTGCGCCACCGGTAGCGCTGGAGGCCGCGCCAGAGCGTCAGGCCCACGATCGCAAACAACAACACCACACCGCCGACGCCGTGCCAGAGCATCGTCTGGTAGGCCGTCAACCCCCAACTGCTTTTGAGATCGAGGGGCGGCTGGGCGAGCATGATCTCGAAGAAACCGGCGCTCACGGTAAAAAACGTAATGATTGCTGAGCCCAGCAGGTTGTACCAGCCTACGTCGAAGAAGTTGGAGCGGTTGGCGGCAAAACCAAAGATCTTGATGAGCGGCTTTTCGATCGGAAACAGCACCCCGGCAATATCGAAGACGATAGCGATGATAAAAAGCCCTAGCGTCAGATGCACCAGATTTGGATGGATCGGGATCGCGTAGGGCAGGCCGTTTGCCCCCACCGAAAAGCCCAGTTGATCCGCCGGTGGATTCATGGCGCGGCTCCATTGCGGGTGGCCTCGACCACCGGTACGGTATGCAGGCCGTAGACCCAGACCAGCCGCGCGCCGAGCAGCACCTGATAGCTGACCAGGCCCACGAGCAGTACCCCCACACCCAGATAGACCGGTGAAATCTTCAGCGGATTGCGCAGCCGCAGAATGCCGCGCCAGGCGGTCATCGCCACGACGATCGCCGAGAGCGACCAGCCAATCAGCGTGTGGGTCTGCAGGACAGGTTTTACCGCCTCGTAGGGCTGGGCGAGCGCCGCCTCGAACTGGCCAAAGATAATCGCAAAGAAGATCGCCACCGAGGCGACGACCATATTCCACCAGCTCACCTCAAGCAGGCGACGCTTGCCGGTAAAGTAAGCGATCAGATCGCACAGAACCGCGAAGACAATCATCGCGATCACGAAGTGAACGATGATCGGATGGATCGTATCCGGGTACGGCAGATTGTGGTCGTTCAGATGCAGATCCGGCATCGTCCCCCCTGACCGATGGCAACTGCCACCGGTGAGCAACATCTGACTGGAAGTCCTCAGCAGGCTCATTGTCCTGCCTTGGAGCACCGATGAGCCAGTAAAGTTTGGGTTGTTAAACGCGGAACTTACAGCCACCCGCTGGTTGACTGGTGCTTGTATCCTCTTAGAAGCCAGTCGCTTCTGTCAAGGCAAGTTGTGGATTGCCAGCGCGGATTCAGCCCTGCTTGCCTTGCCGCAGGGCTGCGAGCGCCTCGGGTAGAGCAATCGCCGCCGAGGCGAGGGAGGCGACCGTCGCCACCTGGCAGTAGGCACAGAACGCCTTGTTCTCCTGCCACTCTTCGCGGGCCAATTCCAGACACACCCCGGCGTCGATCAAAGTCTTGGCGGCGGTCAGCAGCGGCAACAGGGGCCGGGTCCGCGCCCGATCCGCACCGCCTGCGCCGGCCAGGATCGCCGTAAGCGCGTAGTTGGCGATCATAAAAAGACCGTCGGGGGTCTCAAGGCGCTTGTAAGCGTAGTCGGAAGCATCGACCCGGTCGGAGTCGAATCCGGGTACAGGTGGATCGGGCAGGTGGCGAACGATGCCGGTCTGATAGAGCGAGACGATCTTGCCCATCGTTCCCGCCAGCAGCGATAGCCCGATCACCCACCGGCGGCGGTTGAGGTCGGGACTCTGCCCGTGGCGCAGTTCGTTGCTCAGTTGCCGTGGCTGCATCGCTTCGTCCTCGCTGTGCTGCGTTTGCCTGCCACTCCATCGTTGGCCAAACAGTCCCCGCCTGTCGTCTGACCGGCGGACTACTTCCCGGCAGAAGTTGCTTCTTTAATTCATGAGCGGGCGCAGATGTTTGAGGCGGGGCAGATCAAAGATGTGGGCGTCCGCTGCCTCCACCCGCAACAGGTGATGCACCAGCAAAAAGCCGACGATCGTCCAGGTCTGGTAGTAGCGGGCCTGCTGGCCGGTCCATAGCCCCGTCGGGCCGTCGAAGTACTCGGCCCACTTTTGTTTGGGCAGCCGGTAGAGCAAATCCTGGTAGGTCTGCTCCAACAGCTGCAGCGCAGGCTTCAATCGGGCCGTAGATTTGCTGGGGTGGCGGAGGATAGCGAGAGCCAGATACCACAGCAGGCAGGGCCAGTGCCCGCCATTGTGGTAGCACCAGGGCCGGTTTTTAGGATCGAAGCCTGTGACGCTGCGCCACTTTTCGCTGTCGAGGGGCGGGTGACAGATGCGCAGGGGCATCTCGGCCACCAGCTCAGTCTGGTTGTGGACGACGAGCTGAAAGAGCGACTGCTGCTGGGCACTGCTCAAGATGTCAAAGATCGCCCCCAGGCAATTGCCCAGGGTAAAAAAGCGAAAGTCGGGCCTGCCGGTGCGGATGTTGCCGATAAGATAGCCGCCCTTCGGTCCCAACCAGAGCTGCAGCCAGTGGGGGATCGTCTCGGTCTGGATGTTGTACTCGTTTGCAATCTGATCGCCGTACTGCTCGGTGGGCCGGCGGCGCAGCACCTGAATGCTGCTGGTATTGACCCAGTAGTACTTGAGCAGGTAGTGGCGCAACCGGTGGGCCCAGCGGATCGCCTGCTGCAACTGCTGGCGCTGCTCGCTGATAAACGCTTTCTCGGCGTGGTGGACAGCCGGATGGCCTCCCTCCAACAGTCCCTTGGCCTCCAGATCGACGCGAATCAACTCCGCTGCGCTCACCAGTGCCCCGTACAGCAGCGTCTGGACTTCGAGGGGGATGCCCCAGACATCGAGCGGGCGGTCCACCATGAACGCCCCGTCCGGTACCAACAACGTCGGCGCGTCCCGAAACCCCGGCTGCAGCACCAGCCGCAAAAAGCGCTGCAGTCCGGCCTGGACGTGGGGCTCGCTCGCCCACTGACGGTCCTTTGTGCGCTGGACGTAGGTGTGGGCGAGGATGGGCCACCAGAGCGTCGCATCCACCGAAGTGACCCGGCCAATCGCCCGCTGGCCGTAATCGGCGACGAGGCGTCCCTCGCTTTCAAAGAAGCTGGTGGGGAAGATGCCGCTCGTCTGCTGGTGGGTGCTCTGCAGCTTCAAGCAGGTCTCAAGAAAGTGCCGGACGATCGCCCCTTTGCCCTCGATGAGCAAATAGACCATCACCGGCACATTGTCGCGGATAAAAACCTCGGTATAGTTCAGGTCGTGAACGACAGTCTTTTGATCGCCTTTGGCCTGGGGAATGGCGGCGAGCGCCCCGGCAAAGGCTCCATCGACGACGGCGAGCGCCCCTTCGTAGAGCAGTTCGCGGGCAGACTGGACAACCGAACGCTCGAAGGCAGTGTCAGTTTTTTCGCTCATGAACCGGGGTGGGTTGCAGAAAATATAGTATGTCCAGTTTTACCACGCCCTGCCGCTGCTGTTGGGGCACGGCCCTTAAATCTGGGACGGATAGCGCCAGCCACCGGAGGCAGCGTCCACGGGCGGATCGAAGGCGGCAGGCTCTTTCCAGGCATGGACGATGCGGCCATTTAATTCAACCCAACAGGAAGCCTGTCCGCCTGGCCCTTCCTTGTGGCAGAAGACCGCCGGATAGCCCCAGCGCCGCAGCGCCGCAAAAAGGGCGAGGGTGCCCGTAAGATGGGCCTCGGCTGCCGGCAGCCCGAGCAGACGAATTCCCCAGCGGATGCCCCTCACGATCCGGTGGCAGGGCAGGTGCGCCGGCGGGAGCACACCCGGTCGGGCCGCAATCTGGTCCAACAACTGGCGAACCGGGGTGCCCCGGCGCAAGCGGGTACGCAGCTGCCAGAGGTGGGGCCACTCGCGCCACAGATCCGCAAGCACACCGGGCCGGTACAGCTGTCCCAACAACCGCTCCCAGCCCAGATGACCGCGCTCAGGCACGATCGCGAGTTCCCAGCGCCGGAGTGTGCCCGGTGTCGGCTCGCTCAGATCTAAAGTGTCAGTCCACGGATCGCAGCGCTGCAAAAAAAGCTTGACCGTGCGCTCGCAGCCCAGGACAGCCGCCCGTTCGAGCACCGTCCGGCGCGTCAGGCCGAACTTGCGCACCAGCAGCCGCAGATCGAGCAGGTCGTGGGCCTTGATCTGCCAGCGATCGAGCGACCAGCAGCGGTTGAGGACCAGGCCGATGAGCAGCGAATCTGTCGGATCGAGCACCCAGAAGCGGCTATCCTCCCAAGCTTGCAGGTGCGCCCGCTGCCAGGCTTGCTCTGTGATCCGCTGCTGGAGATGATGCCAGGGCGTATAGGTGTGCAAAATGCGGTGGTGGACATCCAGCTCGATAAGACCGTCGGCGCTGAGCAGGTGCAGCGCCACATGGTTGCACGGCTGCATCACCTCGCGCTGGTTCCAGCTCTCGCTCCAGCCCAGCCCCTGGGCCAGACGCGACGCCTCGCCTATCTGTTCTGGCTTGATTAAAATATCCACATCCTGAAAGTAACGCTGGCCGGGCAGATCGTAGATGCACTCCGCCAGATAAAAGCCTTTAAAAAACAGCACCGCGATCCCGGCTTTTTGCCAGGCGCGCACCAGCGGCAGCAACATCGCCTTGAAGTGCAACTGGCGGGCCGCCGCCTGCATGTAGTCGCCGCGCAGGGCGGCGCGGGCCGGATGGTTCTTTGGTAGAGAGCTAAAGGCGTAGGCGCTCAGGTGCTGATCCCGCAAGATCGCAATCTGCTCCTCGTTCACCGTCCCATCCGTCAAAAAACGCTCCACTGCCCCCGTGCTCCTTTGGGGCAAGGCAGCGGACGGTGCCGGAGGACCGGAGATAGTCGAGAAAAAAGACACGATAGCAGGCGGGAGGGAAGCTACAAGTATCCTAGCTTGCTTTTACTTGCTTGCTGTGAAGCTTTTTTCAAATACAGGCAAATCGTGACAAAGCACCTATATTTGCCTGGGCAATTTGAGCAGGGGCGGCGTCCGGCTCGCCACATCGGCGGCGTCGTTGAGTACGCACTCGCCGTAGCACACCCAGGCATGGCCCAGCGCGCCCGCCCAGCCAATCTGCAGGCGCGCAGCGATCCCCTGGGCGCGCAGCCAGCCGTAAAGAGCGATCGAGCGGTGCAGACAGCGCGCCTGAGCGGGATGGTAGCGGGCAGCCCAGGCCAGGGCCGCGCTGCGCCGATGGATCTGCTGCAACTGGTGGTCACTTAAAGCTGGAAGGGGAAAGACAGGTTCTGCCTCCGCCAGAGCTGCAACCGCCAG harbors:
- a CDS encoding NAD(P)/FAD-dependent oxidoreductase, which encodes MDTATKPTVIVGGGFTGLFTALYLSHLRYNQPIVLIDQDARFVFKPLLYEFLVGEMSPEQVWPSYDELLAGSGTTFISDTVTRIDLPAKKVELASGLHYDYRYLVLALGSVAGYFGIAGAEENAFSFRTAREAIALQTHLRQQLQKASQTDDPKLRASLLSVAVIGAGPSGLELGLTLADWLPQLYKELGGRGEEVRITLLNRGTEILAGDANTHLRNSALEAMQRRAVPVALVSGAAVSAVRPGEVEYKKDGETAVLEAGTIIWTAGTANHPLLKDLAIPDEQRDKHGKPFVTPTLHLLAYPEVFAGGDCVTLHKSEPALAQVAYQQAKSIAHNLVNVLAGDVPNPEHVFLRGTLMKLGLSEAAAEIFNKYEIKGHLGHAIRQLTYLEMLPTPVHDLKVTTEWLSDEVFRRAGSLS
- a CDS encoding DUF2231 domain-containing protein; translation: MNPPADQLGFSVGANGLPYAIPIHPNLVHLTLGLFIIAIVFDIAGVLFPIEKPLIKIFGFAANRSNFFDVGWYNLLGSAIITFFTVSAGFFEIMLAQPPLDLKSSWGLTAYQTMLWHGVGGVVLLFAIVGLTLWRGLQRYRWRKDQSRQVQWSYLAAGVAVIAVLYFHGTLGAQMAAEFAIHNTAGNLLRQGVPLRSIK
- a CDS encoding DUF2231 domain-containing protein yields the protein MPDLHLNDHNLPYPDTIHPIIVHFVIAMIVFAVLCDLIAYFTGKRRLLEVSWWNMVVASVAIFFAIIFGQFEAALAQPYEAVKPVLQTHTLIGWSLSAIVVAMTAWRGILRLRNPLKISPVYLGVGVLLVGLVSYQVLLGARLVWVYGLHTVPVVEATRNGAAP
- a CDS encoding vitamin K epoxide reductase family protein, which encodes MQPRQLSNELRHGQSPDLNRRRWVIGLSLLAGTMGKIVSLYQTGIVRHLPDPPVPGFDSDRVDASDYAYKRLETPDGLFMIANYALTAILAGAGGADRARTRPLLPLLTAAKTLIDAGVCLELAREEWQENKAFCAYCQVATVASLASAAIALPEALAALRQGKQG
- a CDS encoding glycoside hydrolase 100 family protein, which produces MSEKTDTAFERSVVQSARELLYEGALAVVDGAFAGALAAIPQAKGDQKTVVHDLNYTEVFIRDNVPVMVYLLIEGKGAIVRHFLETCLKLQSTHQQTSGIFPTSFFESEGRLVADYGQRAIGRVTSVDATLWWPILAHTYVQRTKDRQWASEPHVQAGLQRFLRLVLQPGFRDAPTLLVPDGAFMVDRPLDVWGIPLEVQTLLYGALVSAAELIRVDLEAKGLLEGGHPAVHHAEKAFISEQRQQLQQAIRWAHRLRHYLLKYYWVNTSSIQVLRRRPTEQYGDQIANEYNIQTETIPHWLQLWLGPKGGYLIGNIRTGRPDFRFFTLGNCLGAIFDILSSAQQQSLFQLVVHNQTELVAEMPLRICHPPLDSEKWRSVTGFDPKNRPWCYHNGGHWPCLLWYLALAILRHPSKSTARLKPALQLLEQTYQDLLYRLPKQKWAEYFDGPTGLWTGQQARYYQTWTIVGFLLVHHLLRVEAADAHIFDLPRLKHLRPLMN
- a CDS encoding nucleotidyltransferase family protein — its product is MERFLTDGTVNEEQIAILRDQHLSAYAFSSLPKNHPARAALRGDYMQAAARQLHFKAMLLPLVRAWQKAGIAVLFFKGFYLAECIYDLPGQRYFQDVDILIKPEQIGEASRLAQGLGWSESWNQREVMQPCNHVALHLLSADGLIELDVHHRILHTYTPWHHLQQRITEQAWQRAHLQAWEDSRFWVLDPTDSLLIGLVLNRCWSLDRWQIKAHDLLDLRLLVRKFGLTRRTVLERAAVLGCERTVKLFLQRCDPWTDTLDLSEPTPGTLRRWELAIVPERGHLGWERLLGQLYRPGVLADLWREWPHLWQLRTRLRRGTPVRQLLDQIAARPGVLPPAHLPCHRIVRGIRWGIRLLGLPAAEAHLTGTLALFAALRRWGYPAVFCHKEGPGGQASCWVELNGRIVHAWKEPAAFDPPVDAASGGWRYPSQI
- a CDS encoding lasso peptide biosynthesis B2 protein — its product is MSVRNRLECWYLRAWALLALGRVDRRLHALAVAALAEAEPVFPLPALSDHQLQQIHRRSAALAWAARYHPAQARCLHRSIALYGWLRAQGIAARLQIGWAGALGHAWVCYGECVLNDAADVASRTPPLLKLPRQI